The following are encoded together in the Acidobacteriota bacterium genome:
- a CDS encoding sigma-54 dependent transcriptional regulator, with translation MSARTAPAASILLVEDKDSLRAMLRLALEAQGYAVIEARDEPEAIAALRLSQPAIVLSDLRLPSGDGLGVLRAAREADPEMPVIVMTAHGSIQDAVAAMKQGALDFLAKPVDPDHLLLLVDRALAQSRLLSEYRLLKEEAAARRGGPHIIGDSPALRQAMTAIDRAAASDTTVLLEGESGTGKELCARALHNRSPRAQGPFVAINCAAIPDTLLEAELFGYERGAFTGANQRKLGRFEMAQRGTLFLDEIGEMPMTVQAKMLRAIETHKIERLGGGASIQLDVRIVAATNRRLREAVAARQFREDLYFRLSVFPVEVPALRERLEDIPKLAHHFVERVAKDVGRKITLSPEAVATLMAHDWPGNIRELQNALERAVILADGDTLLPRHLSLSPVPRSGSSSDPWERVDLHGSLAEATARAVGEVERRKVQQALFEAGGDRGRAADLLQINYKALEAKMRELKL, from the coding sequence GTGAGCGCGCGCACGGCACCGGCGGCGTCGATCCTCCTCGTCGAAGACAAGGACTCACTGCGGGCCATGCTGCGCCTGGCGCTCGAGGCGCAGGGCTACGCTGTGATCGAGGCCCGCGACGAGCCGGAAGCGATCGCCGCCCTTCGCCTCTCTCAACCCGCCATCGTGCTGTCCGATCTGCGCCTGCCGAGCGGCGACGGGCTCGGCGTGTTGCGCGCCGCCCGTGAAGCCGACCCCGAGATGCCCGTAATCGTGATGACCGCGCATGGCAGCATCCAGGACGCGGTCGCCGCCATGAAGCAGGGGGCGCTCGACTTTCTCGCCAAGCCGGTCGATCCCGATCACCTGTTGCTGCTGGTGGACCGCGCCTTGGCGCAGAGCCGCCTGCTGAGCGAGTATCGGCTGCTCAAGGAAGAAGCGGCGGCGCGTCGCGGCGGGCCCCACATCATTGGCGACTCGCCGGCCTTGCGCCAGGCCATGACCGCCATCGATCGGGCGGCCGCCAGCGACACCACGGTCTTGCTGGAAGGGGAGAGCGGCACCGGCAAGGAGCTCTGCGCCCGCGCGCTACATAACCGCAGTCCCCGCGCCCAGGGCCCGTTCGTCGCCATCAACTGCGCCGCCATTCCCGACACCTTGCTCGAGGCCGAGCTGTTTGGCTACGAACGCGGCGCCTTCACCGGCGCCAACCAGCGCAAGCTGGGTCGCTTCGAGATGGCGCAGCGGGGCACGTTGTTCCTGGACGAGATTGGCGAGATGCCCATGACCGTGCAGGCGAAGATGCTGCGCGCGATCGAAACCCACAAGATCGAACGGCTGGGCGGCGGCGCCTCGATCCAGCTCGATGTCCGCATTGTGGCCGCCACCAACCGCCGGCTGCGCGAAGCCGTAGCCGCGCGCCAGTTCCGCGAAGACCTCTACTTCCGCCTGTCGGTGTTCCCGGTGGAGGTTCCGGCCCTGCGCGAACGGCTTGAAGACATCCCCAAGCTGGCGCACCACTTCGTCGAACGGGTGGCGAAGGACGTCGGCAGGAAGATCACGCTGTCGCCCGAGGCCGTGGCCACTTTGATGGCGCACGATTGGCCCGGTAACATCCGCGAGTTGCAGAACGCCCTCGAGCGGGCGGTGATTCTGGCCGACGGCGACACCCTGCTGCCGCGTCACTTGAGCCTGTCACCGGTGCCGAGAAGCGGCTCGTCAAGCGACCCGTGGGAGCGCGTCGACCTGCACGGCAGCCTCGCCGAGGCCACCGCGAGGGCGGTGGGCGAGGTGGAACGCCGCAAGGTCCAGCAGGCGCTGTTCGAGGCCGGCGGCGACCGCGGCCGCGCGGCCGACTTGCTTCAAATCAACTACAAGGCGCTCGAAGCGAAGATGCGCGAGCTCAAGCTCTAG
- a CDS encoding ATP-binding protein: protein METLTTAGPALLGLALMVAFLLIVTVVMVVRAASGRRRARRTDRGETVLLSVALQEAVTKLKAQERQMAARAEASERLASQIVEGLTSGMVVVDRDGVLQTMNPAARRILGLDATAGTGPVAEVLSRVPALAGVIDEALRTTTPIVRRTVTLQDGARTSHLGVTVSPITGADGAMQAVVCLFTDLTAVVELEERLRLKEALARLGELTAGLAHEFRNGLATIHGYGRLLDPAALPEPARTYVEGIRAETTALGEVVTNFLRFAKPEQFAMAPVDLGAIVTRAIDDLPGAAAVTVCKGDFAIVNGDDVLLRQAFSNLLRNSLEACTAGQTAISVCGEVIGSDVYVTVDDNGPGLSPAALSRLFQPFATTKAAGTGLGLAIVQKVIVSHNGVVIAGSSAAGGARFRVRLPIHEGQA from the coding sequence ATGGAAACACTGACCACCGCCGGACCGGCGCTGCTTGGCCTTGCGCTCATGGTGGCGTTCCTGCTGATTGTGACCGTGGTCATGGTCGTGCGTGCCGCCAGCGGCCGCCGGCGGGCGCGCCGGACCGATCGCGGCGAGACCGTGCTGTTGTCGGTGGCGCTGCAAGAAGCCGTGACCAAGCTGAAGGCGCAGGAGCGCCAGATGGCGGCGCGGGCCGAGGCGTCGGAGCGGCTGGCCAGCCAGATTGTCGAGGGACTGACGTCGGGCATGGTGGTGGTCGATCGCGACGGCGTGCTGCAGACCATGAACCCCGCGGCCCGGCGCATCCTCGGCCTCGACGCCACCGCCGGCACTGGCCCGGTGGCCGAGGTGCTGAGCCGGGTGCCGGCGCTGGCCGGCGTGATCGACGAGGCGCTGCGTACCACCACGCCGATCGTGCGCCGGACCGTCACGCTCCAGGACGGCGCCCGCACGTCACACCTCGGTGTGACCGTGTCTCCCATCACCGGCGCCGACGGCGCCATGCAGGCCGTGGTCTGCCTCTTCACCGACCTCACCGCCGTGGTCGAGCTCGAGGAGCGGCTGCGGCTGAAAGAGGCGCTGGCGCGGCTGGGCGAGCTGACCGCGGGCCTGGCGCACGAGTTCCGCAACGGGTTGGCCACCATCCATGGGTATGGCCGCCTGCTCGATCCGGCTGCGCTGCCTGAGCCGGCGCGCACCTACGTGGAGGGCATCCGCGCCGAGACCACCGCGCTCGGCGAGGTCGTCACCAACTTTCTGCGCTTCGCCAAGCCCGAGCAGTTCGCCATGGCGCCGGTGGACCTCGGCGCGATCGTGACGCGCGCGATCGACGACCTGCCGGGCGCCGCGGCCGTCACCGTCTGCAAAGGCGACTTCGCCATCGTCAACGGAGACGATGTGCTGTTGCGGCAGGCGTTCAGCAATCTGCTGCGGAACAGTCTGGAAGCCTGTACGGCCGGGCAGACCGCGATCAGCGTCTGTGGCGAGGTGATCGGCAGCGACGTCTACGTGACCGTGGACGACAACGGTCCCGGGCTGTCGCCCGCGGCCCTCAGCCGCTTGTTCCAGCCATTTGCCACGACCAAGGCCGCCGGCACCGGGTTGGGCCTCGCCATCGTGCAGAAGGTGATCGTGTCGCACAACGGCGTGGTGATCGCCGGCAGCAGTGCCGCCGGTGGCGCGCGGTTCCGGGTGCGGCTGCCGATTCATGAAGGGCAGGCCTGA
- a CDS encoding prepilin-type N-terminal cleavage/methylation domain-containing protein, whose translation MRSGGFSLLELLVALTVCALLSGAIAAAAPPARALFHATPEILDLQQRQRTVADVLARSLRSAAFIRATDADGLAGPAAPAVALLDPDEAEERFHALQVIALSGFGRGVLAADQATPSGALVLRPGAPCPSAGDVCGFTTGMAAAIVDLEGRFDVFTIASVNKGANSITASRALDRAYPTGSALFAVSAHTYYLDEQPDGSSSLVRQTAAGAIQPVVDFVTELKLAGSYRASQLTRVDVMVRVGARTSLPRRAVPARTSRLAVALRNPS comes from the coding sequence ATGAGGTCGGGCGGGTTTTCGCTGCTTGAACTGCTGGTGGCGCTGACGGTGTGCGCGTTGCTGTCGGGCGCGATCGCTGCGGCGGCGCCGCCGGCACGGGCGCTGTTCCACGCCACCCCCGAGATACTGGACCTGCAGCAGCGCCAACGAACTGTTGCCGATGTCCTCGCCCGCTCGCTTCGGTCGGCCGCCTTCATCAGGGCCACCGACGCCGACGGCCTGGCCGGACCGGCCGCGCCGGCCGTGGCACTGCTCGATCCCGATGAGGCCGAGGAACGGTTCCACGCGCTCCAGGTGATTGCGCTCTCCGGGTTTGGACGCGGTGTGCTGGCGGCCGATCAAGCCACGCCGTCCGGTGCGCTCGTCCTTCGGCCGGGCGCGCCGTGCCCCTCGGCCGGTGACGTGTGCGGCTTCACCACGGGGATGGCGGCCGCGATCGTTGATCTCGAAGGCCGGTTCGACGTCTTCACCATTGCCTCGGTCAACAAGGGCGCCAATTCGATCACGGCCTCGCGCGCGCTCGATCGGGCCTATCCAACCGGCTCGGCGCTGTTCGCCGTGTCGGCCCACACCTACTACCTGGACGAGCAGCCGGACGGTTCGTCGAGCCTGGTGAGGCAAACGGCCGCTGGCGCCATTCAGCCAGTGGTCGATTTCGTCACCGAGTTGAAACTGGCCGGCTCGTATCGAGCCAGCCAGTTGACGCGCGTTGACGTCATGGTCCGTGTCGGCGCGCGGACCTCGTTGCCGCGACGGGCCGTACCCGCTCGCACCAGCCGCCTCGCGGTGGCGTTGAGGAACCCGTCATGA